The following proteins are encoded in a genomic region of Comamonas resistens:
- a CDS encoding TrkH family potassium uptake protein: MKDLLPVLRVLGMLMVMFAAAMLLPFGVSWFTQDGIWRIYPWSIGLTVSIGLLLWGGLYRHKLDLQPRHGVILVTLVWVVLPLCAMVPLVLGLNRVGLQISWTHAYFEAVSGLTTTGATVLSGLDKLPVSINVWRTFLQWMGGMGILILAVAILPLLGVGGAQLFRAEAAGPVKDTKLTPRITETAKGLWGVYALFSIACFLAFWAFGMQPLDALMHMFATVSLGGLSSHDASFAYFNSPLLECVALVFMLLASCNFALYFVAVRKGRLDSFMRDPEMRATIGALVGGGLFVAFLLWVKGVYGPLDALRLGMFHTVSVATTTGFSTTDYLAWPVFIPVLLLLLSGVATSAGSTGGGIKMVRMLILVKQARREMTRLVHPRAVQPVRLGDAVVDNPMIFSVLAYMLVYGATVIVLSMVLLLTDLDPVTAFSAVLASVHCMGPGLGAVGPASNYTVLTDFQMWVCTLAMLLGRLEILSFMALLSPAFWRR; the protein is encoded by the coding sequence ATGAAAGACTTGCTTCCTGTCTTGCGTGTGCTGGGCATGTTGATGGTCATGTTTGCGGCTGCCATGCTGCTGCCTTTCGGGGTGTCATGGTTCACGCAGGATGGCATCTGGCGCATCTACCCCTGGTCCATCGGGCTGACGGTGAGCATAGGCTTGCTGCTCTGGGGAGGGCTTTATCGCCACAAGCTGGATCTGCAGCCGCGCCATGGCGTGATTCTGGTGACGCTGGTCTGGGTGGTGCTGCCGCTGTGCGCCATGGTGCCGCTGGTGTTGGGCTTGAATCGTGTGGGCCTGCAGATCAGCTGGACCCACGCCTATTTTGAAGCCGTCTCGGGCCTGACCACGACGGGGGCGACCGTGCTCAGCGGTCTGGACAAGCTGCCGGTTTCCATCAACGTCTGGCGCACTTTTCTGCAGTGGATGGGCGGCATGGGGATTCTGATCCTGGCCGTGGCCATTTTGCCGCTGCTGGGGGTTGGTGGTGCTCAGCTTTTCAGAGCGGAAGCCGCAGGCCCGGTAAAGGACACCAAGCTTACGCCACGTATTACGGAAACGGCCAAGGGGCTGTGGGGCGTGTATGCGCTGTTCTCCATTGCCTGCTTTCTAGCGTTCTGGGCCTTTGGCATGCAGCCACTGGATGCGCTGATGCATATGTTTGCCACGGTGAGCCTGGGAGGGCTGTCATCGCATGACGCAAGCTTTGCCTATTTCAACTCACCGTTGCTGGAATGCGTGGCGCTGGTCTTCATGCTGCTGGCCAGTTGCAACTTCGCGCTGTACTTTGTGGCCGTGCGCAAGGGGCGGCTCGATAGCTTCATGCGTGATCCGGAGATGCGTGCCACGATAGGCGCATTGGTCGGCGGTGGCCTGTTTGTGGCGTTTCTGCTGTGGGTCAAGGGCGTGTATGGGCCGCTGGATGCCTTGCGTCTGGGCATGTTTCATACGGTGTCCGTGGCCACGACCACGGGTTTTTCCACCACCGACTATCTGGCCTGGCCGGTATTCATTCCGGTGTTGTTGCTGCTGCTGTCTGGTGTGGCCACCAGCGCTGGCTCCACGGGCGGCGGCATCAAGATGGTGCGTATGCTGATACTCGTCAAGCAGGCCCGGCGCGAGATGACGCGCCTGGTGCATCCGCGCGCCGTGCAGCCCGTGCGCTTGGGTGATGCGGTGGTTGATAACCCGATGATTTTTTCGGTACTGGCCTATATGCTGGTCTACGGAGCCACCGTCATCGTGTTGAGCATGGTGTTGCTGTTGACCGATCTGGACCCCGTGACCGCATTTTCTGCTGTGTTGGCGAGTGTGCACTGCATGGGGCCGGGCCTGGGAGCCGTCGGTCCCGCATCCAACTACACGGTGTTGACTGACTTCCAAATGTGGGTGTGTACTCTGGCCATGCTTTTGGGGCGACTGGAAATACTGAGTTTCATGGCTCTGCTTTCTCCAGCTTTCTGGCGCCGCTGA
- the gshB gene encoding glutathione synthase, which translates to MQILFVADPLESFVIYKDSTFAMMREAQRRGHQIVACQPKDISWQSGGKVKAQVRYISLTGDKSLWFTEADSKTVELADFGAIVMRKDPPFDSEFFYATHMLSQAEREGAKVFNKPSALREHPEKLAIMEFAQFISPTLVTRNAQEIRTFHAEHKDIILKPLDGMGGMGIFRVGEDGRNLGSIIETLNQGGAISVMVQKFLPDIVHGDKRVLVIGGKPVPFCLARIPQGNEVRGNLAAGGKGVAQPLVEQDRAIAEYIGKRLVQRGLLLIGLDVIGHNVTEINVTSPTCFQEIFDQTGCDVAALFVNALEQAAKG; encoded by the coding sequence ATGCAAATACTGTTCGTCGCAGACCCTCTGGAATCCTTTGTCATCTACAAGGACTCGACCTTTGCCATGATGCGCGAGGCCCAGCGTCGTGGTCATCAGATCGTGGCCTGCCAGCCCAAGGATATTTCCTGGCAAAGTGGCGGCAAGGTCAAGGCGCAGGTGCGCTATATCTCTCTGACTGGTGACAAGAGCCTGTGGTTCACGGAAGCAGACAGCAAAACGGTGGAGTTGGCAGACTTTGGCGCCATCGTCATGCGCAAGGATCCGCCTTTTGACTCCGAGTTCTTCTACGCCACCCATATGTTGAGTCAGGCCGAGCGTGAAGGCGCCAAGGTCTTCAACAAGCCCAGCGCCCTGCGTGAGCATCCGGAAAAGCTGGCCATCATGGAGTTTGCGCAGTTCATCTCGCCGACCCTGGTCACACGCAATGCGCAGGAAATCCGTACCTTTCATGCCGAGCACAAGGACATCATCCTCAAGCCGCTCGACGGTATGGGTGGTATGGGCATCTTCCGGGTCGGGGAAGACGGTCGTAACCTGGGCAGCATCATCGAAACCCTGAACCAGGGCGGTGCCATCAGCGTCATGGTGCAGAAATTCTTGCCTGACATCGTTCATGGCGACAAGCGTGTGCTCGTCATTGGCGGCAAGCCTGTTCCCTTCTGTCTGGCCCGTATTCCTCAAGGCAATGAAGTGCGCGGCAATCTGGCGGCGGGCGGCAAGGGAGTCGCTCAGCCCTTGGTTGAACAGGATCGAGCCATAGCGGAGTACATCGGCAAACGTCTGGTGCAACGTGGACTGTTGCTGATCGGCCTTGATGTCATTGGCCATAACGTCACTGAAATCAACGTCACCAGCCCCACCTGTTTCCAGGAGATCTTTGATCAGACGGGCTGTGATGTGGCGGCGCTGTTCGTTAATGCATTGGAGCAGGCTGCCAAGGGCTGA
- the gshA gene encoding glutamate--cysteine ligase gives MVPHLVTALTGPINELEQRVLDSMPAIERWFRLEWMEHTPPFYCSVDIRNAGFKLAPVDTNLFPGGWNNLTDEMLPLAVQAAMAAIEKICPEARNLLIIPENHTRNTHYLASVLQLKRIFSMAGLNVRIGSISPEIKKTLSITLPLGDEIKLEPVIRTKRRLGLKDFDPCTILLNNDLSTGVPGIIEELYEQYLLPPLHAGWNVRRKSRHFQSYEEVSKRFGKLLGIDPWLINPIFGRVENIDFAEGTGMDALADQVDVILSKVRRKYKEYGIKEKPFAVVKADNGTYGMGVMTVRDAKELAALPRKSRNKMGVIKDGQTVHDVIVQEGVLTYERMHNAVAEPVVYMMDRYVVGGFYRMHPERGEDENLNAPGAGYVPLAFQQSNHLPQASARPGASAPNRFYMYGVIARLAMLAASYELEATNPDAEIYD, from the coding sequence ATGGTTCCACATCTTGTCACGGCTTTGACCGGCCCCATTAACGAACTCGAGCAGCGCGTGCTTGACTCCATGCCAGCGATCGAGCGTTGGTTCCGCCTGGAGTGGATGGAGCACACGCCCCCGTTCTATTGCTCGGTGGATATTCGTAATGCGGGTTTCAAGCTGGCACCGGTGGACACCAACCTTTTTCCCGGTGGATGGAACAATCTCACCGATGAAATGCTGCCTCTGGCCGTGCAGGCTGCGATGGCTGCTATCGAAAAGATATGTCCTGAAGCGCGCAACCTGCTCATCATTCCCGAGAACCACACACGCAATACCCATTACCTGGCCAGCGTGCTGCAGCTCAAGCGCATCTTCAGCATGGCGGGCCTCAATGTGCGCATCGGCTCCATCAGCCCCGAGATCAAGAAGACGCTGTCCATCACTTTGCCGCTGGGCGACGAGATCAAGCTGGAGCCGGTGATCCGCACCAAGCGCCGCCTGGGCCTCAAGGACTTCGACCCTTGCACCATCCTGCTGAACAACGACCTCTCCACCGGTGTGCCCGGCATCATCGAAGAGCTGTATGAGCAATACCTGCTGCCGCCATTGCACGCAGGCTGGAATGTGCGCCGCAAGAGCCGCCATTTCCAGAGCTATGAAGAAGTTTCCAAGCGCTTTGGCAAGCTGCTGGGTATAGACCCCTGGCTGATCAACCCCATCTTCGGCCGCGTGGAGAACATCGACTTCGCCGAAGGCACGGGCATGGACGCGCTGGCCGACCAGGTGGATGTCATCCTTTCCAAGGTGCGCCGCAAGTACAAGGAGTACGGCATCAAGGAAAAGCCGTTTGCCGTGGTCAAGGCCGACAATGGTACCTACGGCATGGGCGTGATGACCGTGCGCGACGCCAAAGAGCTGGCCGCACTGCCGCGCAAGAGCCGCAACAAGATGGGCGTCATCAAGGATGGCCAGACCGTGCATGATGTCATCGTGCAGGAAGGCGTGCTGACTTATGAGCGCATGCACAACGCCGTGGCCGAGCCCGTGGTCTACATGATGGACCGCTATGTGGTGGGTGGCTTCTACCGCATGCACCCCGAGCGCGGCGAGGATGAGAATCTCAATGCTCCCGGAGCGGGCTATGTGCCGCTAGCCTTCCAGCAGAGCAATCACCTGCCTCAGGCCAGCGCCCGCCCTGGCGCCAGCGCGCCCAATCGCTTCTATATGTATGGCGTGATTGCGCGTCTGGCCATGCTGGCAGCCAGCTATGAGCTGGAAGCCACCAATCCGGATGCAGAAATTTACGACTGA
- a CDS encoding class II glutamine amidotransferase: protein MCQLLGMNCNTPTDVRFSFSGFTQRAGNTGDHTDGWGIAFFEDKGLRHFVDHERAIDSQIAKLIREYPIKSQNVIAHIRKATQGVVSLQNCHPFVRELWGRNWVFAHNGDLKNFTPKLHGHFQPVGNTDSEQAFCWIMQELSKSHAALPSIEELTHTLRELAAKISPHGTFNFLLSNGEALWAHATTHLCYIERQHPFTQAQLSDEDLSVDFSRETTPQDKVAIIVTAPLTQNEQWTSFQTGELRVFVNGQAAPF from the coding sequence ATGTGCCAGCTGCTTGGAATGAACTGCAACACGCCTACCGATGTGCGCTTTAGCTTTTCGGGCTTTACCCAGCGCGCAGGCAATACCGGCGATCACACGGACGGCTGGGGCATTGCCTTTTTTGAAGACAAAGGCCTGCGCCACTTCGTCGACCACGAGCGCGCCATCGACTCGCAGATTGCCAAGCTGATCCGCGAATATCCGATCAAGAGCCAGAACGTCATTGCCCATATCCGTAAGGCCACACAAGGCGTGGTCAGCCTGCAGAACTGCCACCCGTTTGTGCGCGAGCTATGGGGTCGCAACTGGGTGTTCGCACATAACGGCGATCTGAAGAACTTCACACCCAAGCTGCACGGTCACTTCCAGCCCGTGGGCAACACAGACAGCGAACAAGCCTTCTGCTGGATCATGCAGGAGCTATCGAAGTCCCATGCCGCCCTGCCCAGTATCGAAGAGCTGACACACACCCTGCGCGAGCTCGCAGCCAAGATCTCGCCCCATGGCACGTTCAACTTTCTGCTCTCCAACGGCGAAGCACTGTGGGCTCATGCGACCACACATCTTTGCTATATCGAGCGGCAGCACCCGTTTACCCAAGCCCAGCTGTCCGATGAGGACCTCAGTGTGGACTTCTCACGTGAGACCACGCCCCAGGACAAGGTGGCCATCATCGTCACTGCGCCACTGACCCAGAATGAGCAATGGACGTCCTTCCAGACGGGCGAGCTGCGGGTGTTCGTGAACGGGCAGGCAGCACCATTTTGA
- the trkA gene encoding Trk system potassium transporter TrkA has translation MKIIILGAGRVGQSVAESLVSEQNGITVIDTDARALRDLESRFDLRGVVGNGIDPQVLAEAGAKDTDLLIACASMDETNLVCCKIAQVMFDIPTRIARVRSSGFAADDPVLGKDGFAVDRIICPEESVTNYIRKLIEYPEAMQVRAFAGGRAALASVRARAGAAAVGLQIAEVRERMPDLAMRIVAIYRRFMDEPDRFVRCDGNTRIEPGDEVFMLAATDNVSEALKAINLPQGRPSRPVYRIMIAGGGQVSLRLARKLAQTPGRFHVKVIEHNAQQCLSLSSVLPAEVLVLEGDATDEDVLAEEGIEEVDLFLALTDDDEDNIMSSLLAKRMGARRVLSLINRRAYADLMHGTQIDIALSPAQAMLGEFLAYVRRGDVQAVHSLRRGVAEALEIVARGDRKSSRVVGRKVEELRLPEEVHIGLIVRGIPEGKTCEEVAGTPLQTEVIIPRSNTVIESGDHVVFFLPNKRLVRNVENLFRVSATFF, from the coding sequence ATGAAAATCATTATTTTGGGTGCCGGGCGAGTCGGTCAGAGTGTGGCCGAGAGTCTGGTGTCCGAGCAAAACGGCATCACCGTCATCGACACGGATGCCCGGGCATTGCGCGATCTGGAGTCGCGCTTTGATCTGCGGGGCGTGGTCGGCAACGGTATCGATCCCCAGGTGCTGGCAGAGGCCGGTGCCAAGGACACGGATTTGCTGATTGCCTGCGCATCCATGGACGAGACCAATCTCGTCTGCTGCAAGATCGCGCAGGTCATGTTCGATATCCCCACGCGCATTGCACGCGTGCGCTCATCGGGCTTTGCCGCGGACGATCCGGTGCTGGGCAAGGATGGCTTTGCGGTGGATCGCATCATCTGCCCCGAAGAATCGGTCACCAACTACATCCGCAAGCTCATCGAATACCCCGAAGCCATGCAGGTGCGCGCGTTTGCGGGCGGCCGCGCCGCGCTGGCATCGGTGCGCGCGCGCGCCGGTGCCGCGGCCGTGGGCCTGCAGATTGCCGAGGTGCGCGAGCGCATGCCGGACCTGGCCATGCGCATCGTGGCAATCTACCGTCGCTTCATGGATGAGCCCGACCGCTTTGTGCGTTGCGATGGCAATACGCGTATCGAGCCCGGCGACGAAGTCTTCATGCTGGCCGCCACGGACAATGTGTCCGAGGCGCTCAAGGCCATCAATCTGCCGCAGGGGCGTCCGTCCCGCCCGGTTTATCGCATCATGATTGCCGGTGGCGGGCAGGTCAGCCTGCGTCTGGCCAGGAAGCTGGCGCAGACGCCGGGGCGTTTTCACGTCAAGGTCATCGAGCACAACGCCCAGCAATGCCTGAGCCTGTCGTCCGTTCTGCCAGCCGAAGTGCTGGTGCTGGAAGGCGATGCCACGGATGAGGATGTACTGGCCGAAGAGGGCATCGAAGAGGTGGATCTGTTCCTGGCGCTGACCGACGATGACGAGGACAACATCATGTCCAGTCTGCTGGCCAAGCGCATGGGCGCGCGCCGCGTGCTGTCGCTGATCAACCGCCGCGCCTATGCCGACCTGATGCACGGCACGCAGATCGATATTGCGCTGTCGCCGGCACAGGCCATGCTGGGTGAATTTCTGGCCTATGTGCGCCGTGGTGATGTGCAGGCCGTGCACAGCCTGCGCCGTGGCGTGGCCGAGGCACTGGAGATCGTGGCGCGCGGCGACCGCAAAAGCTCGCGCGTGGTGGGGCGAAAGGTGGAAGAGCTGCGCCTGCCGGAGGAGGTGCACATCGGTCTCATCGTGCGCGGTATCCCCGAAGGCAAGACCTGCGAGGAGGTTGCCGGCACGCCGCTGCAGACCGAGGTCATCATTCCGCGCAGCAATACCGTGATTGAATCCGGCGACCATGTGGTTTTCTTCCTGCCCAACAAGCGGCTGGTACGCAACGTGGAAAACCTGTTCCGCGTCAGCGCGACCTTCTTTTAA
- a CDS encoding 4-oxalocrotonate tautomerase — MPTYHIELFEGRTVEQKRKLVEEVTRVTAEVLGSAPESVDIIITDVKRENWATGGKLWSEQA; from the coding sequence ATGCCCACCTATCACATTGAACTGTTTGAAGGCCGTACCGTCGAGCAAAAGCGCAAGCTGGTCGAAGAAGTGACCCGCGTGACCGCCGAAGTGCTGGGCAGCGCGCCCGAGTCCGTGGACATCATCATCACCGACGTCAAGCGCGAAAACTGGGCCACGGGCGGCAAGCTCTGGTCCGAGCAAGCCTGA
- a CDS encoding 4-oxalocrotonate tautomerase has protein sequence MGASFTRREPMPTYHVEMMEGRTVEQKRKLVEEITRVSVEVLGGSPESVDIIITDIKRHDWATGGKLWSERQ, from the coding sequence ATCGGCGCATCATTTACCAGGAGAGAACCCATGCCCACTTACCACGTTGAAATGATGGAAGGCCGCACCGTCGAGCAAAAGCGCAAGCTGGTCGAGGAAATCACCCGCGTCAGCGTGGAAGTGCTGGGCGGTTCGCCCGAATCGGTGGACATCATCATCACCGACATCAAGCGCCACGACTGGGCTACGGGCGGCAAGCTCTGGTCCGAGCGCCAGTAA
- a CDS encoding benzoate/H(+) symporter BenE family transporter: protein MRFFKDLSPAALAAGFVAVLVGFTSSVALVFQAAQAFHATPQQITSWIWALGLGMGLCSLVPSLILRMPVMVAWSTPGAAVLATAGLAGGFSMGEAIGAFIVSAALIILVGVTGWFERIMNRIPMEIASALLAGVLAKFGMQAFSAAETNLPLVLVMLLAYLLSRRMMPRYAVIITLLVGTIWAALMGQMQWSAVHAGLAIPVYTAPVFSLQALVSLALPLFVVTMASQNLPGVAVIRATGYPIPVSKVISMTGVATLLLAPFGGYALNLSAITAAICMGHEAHEDRSKRYTAAAVCGLLYILIGIFGAVVTGLLTAFPKELVACIAGLALLGSIGGGMATAFKEEKHREAALITFLVTLSGVVIAGVGSAFWGVVAGSLALFVQGFRARQA from the coding sequence ATGCGCTTTTTCAAAGACTTGAGCCCTGCGGCTCTGGCGGCAGGCTTTGTGGCCGTTCTCGTGGGCTTTACCAGTTCGGTGGCCCTGGTGTTCCAGGCGGCTCAGGCATTTCATGCCACGCCGCAGCAGATCACGTCCTGGATCTGGGCTTTGGGTCTGGGCATGGGCCTGTGTTCATTGGTTCCATCCCTGATTTTGCGCATGCCGGTCATGGTGGCCTGGTCCACGCCGGGGGCTGCGGTGCTGGCGACCGCAGGGCTGGCTGGTGGCTTCTCCATGGGGGAGGCGATAGGTGCCTTCATAGTCAGTGCGGCGCTCATCATTCTGGTAGGGGTGACGGGCTGGTTCGAGCGCATCATGAACCGCATACCCATGGAAATCGCCTCGGCGCTGCTGGCGGGGGTGCTGGCCAAGTTCGGCATGCAGGCGTTTTCCGCTGCCGAGACGAACCTGCCTCTGGTGCTGGTCATGCTGCTGGCTTATTTGCTGTCGCGCCGCATGATGCCGCGCTATGCCGTCATCATCACTTTGCTGGTCGGTACCATCTGGGCGGCATTGATGGGGCAGATGCAATGGTCGGCCGTGCATGCAGGGCTGGCGATTCCGGTCTATACGGCACCGGTCTTCTCGCTTCAGGCGCTGGTCAGCCTGGCTCTGCCTTTGTTTGTGGTGACCATGGCCTCCCAGAACCTGCCGGGCGTGGCAGTCATCCGGGCAACAGGCTATCCAATCCCCGTCTCAAAAGTCATCAGCATGACAGGCGTGGCCACTTTGCTGCTGGCCCCTTTCGGCGGCTATGCGCTCAACCTCAGTGCCATCACGGCAGCCATCTGCATGGGGCATGAGGCGCATGAAGATAGAAGCAAGCGCTACACAGCTGCTGCCGTGTGCGGGCTGCTATACATTCTGATTGGCATTTTTGGTGCGGTGGTCACCGGTCTGTTGACGGCTTTCCCGAAAGAGCTGGTGGCGTGCATCGCGGGCCTAGCCTTGCTGGGCTCCATTGGCGGTGGCATGGCCACGGCATTCAAGGAAGAAAAGCATCGTGAGGCGGCGCTCATTACCTTTCTGGTCACCCTCAGCGGTGTGGTCATCGCTGGCGTGGGGTCTGCCTTCTGGGGTGTGGTTGCGGGTAGTCTGGCCTTATTTGTTCAGGGCTTCAGGGCTCGCCAAGCCTGA
- a CDS encoding glutamate-5-semialdehyde dehydrogenase, with translation MNALNTVEYMHNLGVQAKAASALMASASAATKNKALKALARLLREHVEPLQIDNAKDLERAVANGLAEPMVDRLRLTPKVLETCALGCEQLAAMPDVIGEIIGLRQQPTGIRVGQMRVPLGVFGMIYESRPNVTIEAASLSIKSGNACILRGGSEAIDSNKALARLVAQALLEAGLPENGVQLVGTTDREAVGQLIAMPDYVDVIIPRGGKGLIERISRDAKVPVIKHLDGNCHTYVDDPCDIAMAVKVADNAKTNKYSPCNASESMLVARAVASEFLPLIGAVYAAKGVEMRCDSEALAILQAVPGAKLAAATEQDWSEEYLAPIISIKLVNGVDEAIAHINKYSSHHTEAILTTNHQHAQKFLREVDSASVMVNASTRFADGFEYGLGAEIGISTDKFHARGPVGIEGLTSLKYVVLGDGEVRS, from the coding sequence ATGAACGCGCTCAATACCGTCGAATACATGCACAACCTGGGTGTACAGGCAAAAGCTGCCTCTGCGCTGATGGCTAGTGCGTCTGCAGCTACAAAAAACAAAGCATTGAAGGCCCTGGCCCGTCTGCTGCGCGAGCATGTCGAGCCGCTGCAGATCGATAACGCCAAGGATCTGGAGCGTGCCGTGGCCAATGGGCTGGCCGAGCCCATGGTCGACCGCCTGCGCCTGACTCCCAAGGTACTGGAGACCTGCGCCCTGGGCTGCGAGCAACTGGCCGCCATGCCCGATGTGATCGGCGAGATCATCGGCCTCAGGCAGCAGCCCACCGGTATTCGTGTGGGGCAGATGCGTGTGCCCCTGGGCGTGTTCGGCATGATTTACGAAAGCCGCCCCAATGTGACCATTGAAGCGGCCAGCCTCTCGATCAAGAGCGGCAATGCCTGTATCTTGCGCGGTGGTTCGGAAGCCATCGATTCCAACAAGGCGCTGGCCAGGCTGGTGGCCCAGGCACTGCTGGAAGCCGGCCTGCCCGAAAACGGCGTGCAACTGGTGGGCACGACCGACCGCGAGGCCGTGGGCCAGCTGATTGCCATGCCCGACTATGTGGACGTCATCATTCCCCGTGGCGGCAAGGGCCTGATCGAGCGTATCAGCCGCGATGCCAAGGTGCCCGTCATCAAGCATCTGGATGGCAACTGCCACACCTATGTCGATGATCCCTGCGACATCGCCATGGCCGTGAAGGTCGCCGATAACGCCAAGACCAACAAGTACAGCCCCTGCAATGCCAGCGAGAGTATGCTGGTGGCGCGCGCCGTGGCCTCAGAGTTTTTGCCCCTGATCGGCGCGGTGTACGCGGCCAAGGGCGTGGAAATGCGTTGCGACTCCGAAGCGCTGGCGATTCTGCAAGCCGTGCCGGGTGCCAAGCTGGCGGCCGCCACCGAGCAGGACTGGAGCGAGGAGTACCTGGCGCCCATCATCAGCATCAAGCTGGTGAACGGCGTGGATGAGGCCATTGCCCACATCAACAAATACTCCAGCCACCACACCGAGGCCATTCTGACCACCAACCACCAGCATGCGCAGAAATTCCTGCGCGAAGTGGATTCGGCCAGCGTCATGGTCAATGCCAGCACGCGCTTTGCCGATGGCTTCGAGTATGGTCTGGGGGCGGAGATCGGCATCAGCACCGACAAGTTCCATGCGCGCGGTCCGGTGGGCATAGAGGGGCTGACATCGCTCAAATACGTGGTGCTGGGCGACGGCGAAGTGCGCTCCTGA
- a CDS encoding potassium transporter Kup — protein sequence MQNSKSSLSALTLGAIGVVYGDIGTSVLYSVKEVFGSGHVPFTPANVYGVLSVLFWTLTIIVSLKYVVLVLRADNNGEGGLVAMLALASQTVKDKPRLSSTLFLVGMFGTSLFYGDGVITPAISVLSAVEGLEVISPHFTKAVIPLTLIILFLLFWVQKRGTAGIGKFFGPITATWFVCIALLGVHQIMGHPEILAGLSPHYAVRFIWNNPGTSFIILGAVVLCVTGAEALYADLGHFGKKPIRLAWFSIAMPALTLNYFGQGALLLANPEAVKNPFFMMAPAWALLPLVIMATMATVIASQALITGAFSVTRQVIQLGYFPRFEVRHTSVKEMGQIYMPLVNWGLFVAIALAVLLFRNSGNLAAAYGIAVTLDMLITTMLTFFVIRYRWNYPLALCLLATGFFFVVDLAFFASNLLKLLEGGWFPLLIGGTVFTLMMTWRKGRELLHQRLQADALDLRQFLESTWRHPPTRVPGTAVFLSGEPGTVPHALLHNLKHNKVLHERNLFVTVRNHEVPWVGLDKRVQAEALGGDCWEVTINYGFKNEPDVPAALAQLRTQGCSLDAMSTSYFLSRDLIIPRMNNSMAHWREKLFAQMHKNASRVSDFLHLPSNSVVELGSKIEL from the coding sequence GTGCAAAACTCGAAATCCTCCTTGTCCGCCCTCACGCTGGGGGCTATTGGTGTTGTTTATGGAGACATAGGCACCAGCGTTTTGTACTCGGTCAAGGAGGTCTTTGGCTCGGGCCATGTGCCTTTCACACCGGCCAATGTCTATGGCGTGTTGTCCGTGCTGTTCTGGACACTCACGATCATCGTCTCGCTCAAATACGTGGTGCTGGTGCTGCGTGCCGACAACAACGGCGAAGGCGGGCTGGTCGCCATGCTGGCCCTGGCCTCCCAGACCGTCAAGGACAAGCCCAGGCTCTCAAGCACGCTGTTTTTGGTGGGTATGTTCGGCACTTCGCTGTTCTATGGGGATGGAGTCATCACACCGGCCATCTCGGTGCTCTCGGCGGTGGAAGGCCTGGAGGTGATTTCGCCGCACTTCACCAAGGCGGTGATCCCGCTGACGCTGATCATTCTGTTCCTGCTGTTCTGGGTGCAAAAGCGCGGGACAGCCGGCATCGGCAAGTTCTTTGGTCCCATCACGGCCACCTGGTTTGTCTGCATCGCCCTGCTGGGGGTGCACCAGATCATGGGTCACCCCGAAATCCTGGCGGGGCTGAGCCCGCATTACGCGGTGAGATTCATCTGGAACAACCCTGGCACCAGCTTCATCATCCTGGGCGCCGTGGTGCTTTGCGTGACCGGGGCCGAGGCTTTGTATGCCGACCTTGGCCACTTTGGCAAAAAGCCGATTCGTCTGGCCTGGTTCAGCATCGCCATGCCTGCGCTCACGCTCAATTACTTCGGCCAAGGGGCGTTGCTGTTGGCCAACCCGGAGGCCGTCAAGAACCCGTTCTTCATGATGGCCCCTGCCTGGGCCTTGCTTCCCCTGGTCATCATGGCCACCATGGCCACGGTGATTGCCTCCCAGGCGCTGATTACCGGCGCGTTCAGCGTCACGCGTCAGGTGATCCAGCTCGGCTACTTCCCGCGCTTTGAGGTACGCCACACCAGCGTCAAGGAAATGGGGCAGATCTATATGCCGCTGGTCAACTGGGGGCTGTTTGTGGCGATTGCTCTGGCCGTGCTGCTCTTCAGGAACAGTGGCAATCTGGCGGCGGCCTACGGTATTGCAGTGACGCTGGACATGCTGATCACCACCATGCTGACCTTCTTCGTCATCCGCTATCGCTGGAACTATCCGCTGGCCTTGTGCCTGCTGGCCACGGGCTTCTTCTTTGTGGTGGATCTGGCTTTCTTTGCCTCGAACCTGCTCAAGCTGCTCGAAGGGGGCTGGTTCCCGTTGCTGATCGGCGGCACGGTGTTCACCTTGATGATGACATGGCGCAAGGGGCGCGAGTTGCTGCACCAGCGCCTGCAGGCGGATGCGCTGGATCTGCGCCAGTTTCTGGAATCCACCTGGCGCCACCCGCCCACGCGTGTGCCGGGTACAGCGGTGTTTCTTTCGGGCGAGCCAGGAACTGTGCCGCACGCCTTGCTGCACAACCTCAAGCACAACAAGGTGCTGCATGAGCGCAACCTGTTTGTGACCGTGCGCAATCACGAAGTGCCCTGGGTGGGGCTGGACAAGCGGGTACAGGCCGAGGCGCTGGGCGGCGACTGCTGGGAAGTCACCATCAACTATGGCTTCAAGAACGAGCCTGATGTGCCGGCGGCCCTGGCACAGCTTCGCACCCAGGGCTGCAGCCTGGATGCCATGTCCACCAGCTATTTCCTGTCGCGCGATCTCATCATTCCGCGCATGAACAACTCCATGGCCCACTGGCGCGAGAAGCTGTTTGCCCAGATGCACAAGAATGCCAGCCGGGTTTCGGATTTTCTGCACCTGCCCAGCAATTCGGTGGTGGAGCTGGGCTCCAAGATCGAACTCTGA